A window of Bombina bombina isolate aBomBom1 chromosome 5, aBomBom1.pri, whole genome shotgun sequence genomic DNA:
GACTGAATATATGGGGAGAAGGAGTGctttacaaattttaaaatataacctttattgggtaatttaaaacaaaaatacaaacacaatcaacatatttacagtgttaaaaacacaggatttggtcggattgaTTATAATCCAATATTCTATAATTACACAAAGTGGTTGTAATACCTTTCAAAGTGATTTAATTTGTATTAGGTCTGTAGTATCTATGAGAATCTATTTTAATCTGACCCTCTAGGTATTTACGTTATGTATATAGAGCTTGTACCACTGTGGTAGTAAATAAGTTGTTCCTTTTCTTAAGCTTCTAAGTTAGAATTGGCATAGTTTTACTAAGTGTTTAAggtaaacacaaagttgcacaGTTTAGAGCTGATCTAGGATTGCATATAGCAATATCTGATTTGTGTTCTATCTTGTTACTTGTATTACACTTATGTAATGTAGTTTTTGCAAATCCTTTATCACTGCTTATTCAGAGGATTAAATGCTATATTTGGTATGAAGTAGGCAATACTGCCAGTCTATAACCACAATTGAGTGACCACCTAAATTCTATTACTGTTTCAACTGCTGTCTAGATATACTGACAGCTTTGTTTCATATATTACCAAAATGTTTGCTGCACTCTCtggcagtttgaaaaaaaaaatatatatatatatctgatggtttctTAAGATCTCATTTAATTCTAAGATCGTTTGTGCTTTATAGTAAATCTTTGTTAGGAtctcataaaatgtttagttagatCTTATGTAATATATAGTTGTTTTCTAtgcttgaaaatatatattttggctGCTTAATCTATCAATAGATGGTTTTAAAAAGGGTAGTTAGAACTCAGCTTGAtctcagtttttattattttatttgaaaaggagTGTTACACCTTCCTTGCAATGTACTGGTTATAGTGATAATATGTTTTTGCAAGATTCTTTATAAGTTACTTTATAATTGTGTCGTTGTGATAGAGAGATGTTTTGTAGCTAATTGCTCTGACACGATTATAACAAAAGCACTGCTTGTATCACTCTTGTATTGTATAGCTGTGTTGATTTGCTTTACTCGTCGATTTTAATACTAAATGGATTCACTGAGAGAGATATTATAGATGTGTATTACTATAAAGTAAATCCGGTATTGCTATCactttttagtattttttcattACTGGGGTTACTGTGATTTTTTGATTAGCTATAATAAATATTTCAAAGCGTGTTTTAGTAGAGAATAAATACAGTATTCTTGTAAATATTATTACCAACACTTAAAGTTAGACTAAATATTTGACATGTTTAGTCCACACATTATGATTGATGCGGTTAAGCGAATTTGCTCTGATATTTCTACAGACTTAATACTTATCGGTAGCGTCTATCTGATTTACTTCTACAGATAGTTACTGttattttctatattatttaaATGCAGCTTGCAGTTTAGCGTTTTTTTAAATCACGGTTTGTTGGGTATTAAGGGTATTGTATTGTAGTCCCCTAGTCCCATGTTAATAACCTTGTAACTACGCCTTGCTGCAAGTTTCAGTTGAAAGTAATAACAAGTAAGCAAATTAGACCCGATTCTAGGATTTGTAACTTAGCTATAACTACAACCACTTAAGTTTTTGAAGAAATTAAAGACCAAGTATCCTGCTAGTTAAAAAAtgttaggaggcattcacaacaaacacacaagtccctaacatgtttcgccactaacgtggctttttcaaagggtggaATTCATGGGGAATTGTGATAATTCGCcttcctattcaacactatttgaagctcttacaaagttatcaaaaattcagcAGTtatgcttgcgtcttttccgacgcagcgtacctagttttcaatacaccacccttgaggtcgcggatgccatagaactcaatgggagtcggaaaacattgaaatcttatgttcgatgctgcaagataatgaagcatatcacctaataaaagtcaattacaaactattaaatatgtatacccttcaaaaatcaaacaatattattgctccacatttggttcctttttatttttgtaaaaaatctatgtgcaccatgtttaagccatgtaatacaggtcccactctccactttgctccatatttgatgcaacacttttcgcaccaattatgacgcaaactcctaaataatccaaacactagtgaatttttccaccacttttgattggaatatgcataatcacatgatttatgacatcagccaatctgattcaaatatacattataaactatcactaacgaatcaaattgctcgatacttctgtcattgatcactcatcagaacttgtaagtgctatttgttacattgtgtattaaactttgaaagtatgtatgagggaaattagtattaaagataaacattggtgctgacattaggacacacagtgtaatattttagacaaggattttaaaatcgaattgatgtttgtttcaataaaatCTTAAGTTGATAGCTCAGAGGGATAACCCACCttactttaaactgtcatgattcagatacagcagaaattaaattcacctcttaactgtcatgatatgttcagtgtatttcttccttctcttgaatttatttttcagtaagaaatgtcatcttatatgttaggccattttataacacctgtgaaggggtggtttttaaaaataaattgcaatcaggagggattagacaggtgcagagagaaacctggcccaacacttaaagggacaggaaaccacaaaatattatttcaagatttggatagaacatacaattttaaacaactttccaatttacttctataatcaaatttgctccattctcttgttatcctttgctgaagaaacagcattgcactactggcagctagctgaacacatctatttagccaatcacaagagacaaatgtgtgcaggcacaaattagcagctagctcccactagtgcaacttcaatttttactttcctatccctttaaaatagccatagatttcaaataaatacatatgatactctgattacatgttatattcaaaattattcctgctcataataataatacatttacaatatatacatatagtggtataaataaacacagagatatgacagacaacattgtttagaacaaaaaaaggaacttcaggacatgtaaatatgtttgcaaaagatttctgacataacacacacacacatatatatatatatatatatatatgtgtgtgtgtatatactgtacatactaaaatatgtatgtccaatcttaaaaagaattctaataattcactctccactttgcaccaaatatgtcgcttcttgctatattcgcaattagtcctgctcagaaaaagaatacatttacactatatacaataatgtgctaaagagaaatgtgcttgtttgtggacagtattgaaatggtataaataaagttgtgaaaagccTGAGtagccgcgacatcgatgactgttagttaactccagtccgatgctcttcgcaccgtacttgacgcaagtgtttttgacggcttttttgataaataaggagatcatattcagatccgtggccgcgatgtttggcaagcgtattgacgcccaTGAacgcaacatagttgatgctttgataaataggccttataATCTGCAAATAATAAAGATAATGATAATATATATGCAAGAAGCaaagggcatatgtacatatagctCAGAACACCAAAAGATAACAAAgcagtacaatataatataattttatacatGCATGCGTGAGATGGAGTAATTGGTCAAATACAATATACATAAGCTATATTTTCAATAGTGTATGTGAAGGGCTTATAGCTTATTCTCACAAGTCTCATATTTTCCTATTTCATGAATGTACTACATTGTTACACAAACAAAGGTACCAGTTCTTGTGTATATTAAATACTACTCGAACGGCCGGGCGGAGAGCTCGGGCTCCGGGCATGACCCCGCAGTCTCCTCGGGCCTCCGCTGGGCGGAAATGAGGCCAAGATGTCGGTATGTGGTCTGAAGGCTGAGCTGCGGCTCCTTGAGTCTATTTTTGGGAAGGAACACGACTACAGAGGAAGTCACAtctgaagaggaagaggaggaagagatgGGAGAGGATATCGAAGACTTGGATCATTATGACATGAAAGAGGAAGAGCCAGTAGATGGCAAGAAATCAAAGGATGAAGGCATTGAGAAAGAAAATAGCTATTTAGAGAAGATAAGAAAAAATCAAAGGCAGGATCACCTTAATGGTGCTGTTTCTGGATCAGTTCAAGCATCTGATCATCTTATGAAAGAGCTCAGGGATATATACAGGTCTCAGAGTTACAAAACAGGAATTTACTCTGTGGAACTTGTAAATGATAAACTTCTTAGGGTTGATCCAGACAGTCCACTACACAGTGACCTTCTTGTTTTAAAGAAAAAGAAGGCATAGAGTGTATTTTATTGAACTTCTCATTTAAGGATAACTTTCCATTTGATCCTCCATTTGTAAGGGTGGTATCTCCAGTACTTTCAGGAGGGTATGTGCTGGGAGGAGGTGCTCTCTGCATGGAGCTCCTTACTAAACAGGGTTGGAGCAGTGCCTACTCTATAGAGTCTGTTATCATGCAAATCAACGCAACCCTGGTAAAAGGGAAAGCATGTGTGCAATTTGGAGCCAACAAGAATCAGTATAATCTTGCAAGGGCACAGCAATCCTACAATCACTAGTACAGATCCATGAGAAGAATGGTTGGTACACTCCTCCAAAAGAAGATGGATAAATTGGAAGGCTTTTTGGACCAAGATGCCACATTTTTTTCCAATTCTTTCCAGAGCAAATAAGATTGCCCTTCTGGTCCTCTGTACAGCATACATTAGCAACTAGATAATAGGATTATCAGACCTAATTATCAGTTTTGTATATTAGACCACATCTGCTTCTCTTGATATGAGATACAGCTGCCTTTACTGATAGGGGAAAAAGGCCACTCCAAATATTTTAACTTCCTATTTAAATTGGGCGATATAGCTTAATTCCATCCATTCCACTTTTATTAGACTATTGTAAATTGCTTtcacatttatttgttttgtttttttgtatttttcttttgtaggaTTTGGTCTGCAAAAAAATTTGCATAGTATGGTTTCATTTAAAGCTCAACATCATTAAGAATGCAGTTTTAAAATTGTTCAACATAGATGACTTTAGCTCTCAAATAGTAAAACCAATAAATACaaaatcaaaattgtagaatttccaAATTTAACGAGGGATGAGTATAGCTTACAAAGCCATTAATTTCACTGTATCAGAACGTGTAAGCTATTTTAGGTTATCtaagtaatttttttgttttaataaggtAAGTTGATGGCAGCCATTGGCTTACATTTATAATGGAATTTCCCCTTCcattaaagataaatatttttgGGAATTTTTTTCCAGGATTTATGGAAGTTTTTGGGGTTGCCCATTCTGTTTACTGATAgtacttgtgtgtctgtgtgttcctGCTTATCCCTTAACTCTTACTAATGGGAATGGGCGTATAAGATTAGAGGAATACACACAAATGCCATGGTGACAAACATTGTTTGGAAATATGCTTATTTAAGGCTTGATTTTAGAAAGTGTCAGCCATTTTGTCTGAATCTataatctgtcttttttttttgaggattccTTCTTAGACAGGGCAGAAAAAGAGCACATAGTTTCCATGTTCACATAGACCATCTTTCACCCTCCCTCTCCTAGCTAAGTTGTACTTTTTGACTATTTCTCCAAGAGGGCATCACTGATGCTTTAATTTAATACTAGAATTTTTTTCCGCCTAGTGTTGCATTTTATTAACGGGTTGTTGCAATTGTTCTTTGATCTAATGCAAAGGATTTGGAATATAATCAAAATATCAAGTAAAACAGTTTTCATTTATTACAAACCAAGTTGACGTGAAAAACAGATTTCTTGGTGAATTAGACTGCTGCAGGTTCATGAGCACATTTAATCACCGTAATACTGTGCTCACATAATTTTCTGACACTTTCAGGCTTATTAGTTTTAACACCTTGCCAGATCACTTGTCTGTATTTAGCTAAAGCTTGAATATtgcaatgtaaaaattaaaataagctTGGAGATAAAGCTAGTTAATCGCTGTGATGTGTTTAATGGGGTAAAATTTCCTGGTTAAGTGTGTGgtctgtaaataataaaataaaaaataaaaataaaaaataaagaataaatagatATTGGCATTCCCTCCTAAAAGGGGTGCATGACAAAATTGTTAAACACCTTTAATAGGTTTCCTCTGATCAGTTAAATAAGGCTAGCCTATTGAGAAAATCAAGGTTACGTTTctctgtgttttactgtgtatgccaATGATATTCATACATTGCAAGGCTGGGCACTTTTTAAATACTGTGGCCCTCTTTTTGTAACTTATAAGATTATTTTATACAAAGATTTAGCCCATTTTACATAACGCTGCCCCCtcctgtctttttttgtttttgttcctttttggcATGCTGATCAGATTAACTTATAACTGTTCTTCTATACTTTTTCCAACATGAAATTCTGTTCTGCCCTGTTAATATCTGAAGTTTGGCTTTAGGTTACATTTTTGGAAAGAACAATTTAAAGACTTGCAGCACCATGTTAGAGCCTTTGTCATCACAAAACTATTTTGTTGGCttgttcatacagggagtgcagaattattaggcaagttgtatttttgaggattaattttattattgaacaacaaccatgttctcaatgaacccaaaaatactcattcatatcaaagctgaatagttttggaagtagtttttagtttgtttttagttatagctattttagggggatatctgtgtgtgcaggtgactattactgtgcataattattaggcaacttaacaaaaaacaaatataaacccatttcaattatttatttttaccagtgaaaccaatataacatcttaacattcacaaatatacatttctgacattcaaaaacaaaacaaaaacaaatcagtgaccaatatagccacctttctttgcaaggacactcaaaagactgccatccatggattctgtcagtgttttgatctgttcaccatcaacattgcatgcagcagcaaccacagcctcccagacactgttcagagaggtgtactgttttccctccttgtaaatctcacatttgatgatggaccacaggttctcaatggggttcagatcaggtgaacaaggaggccatgtcattagattttcttcttttataccctttcttgccagccacgctgtggagtacttggacgcgtgtgatggagcattgtcctgcatgaaaatcatgtttttcttgaaggatgcagacttcttcctgtaccactgcttgaagaagctgtcttccagaaactggcagtaggactgggagttgagcttgactccatcctcaacccgaaaaggccccacaagctcatctttgatgataccagcccaaaccagtactccacctccaccttgctggcgtctgagtcggactggagctctctgccctttaccaatccagccatgggcccatccatctggcccatcaagactcactctcatttcatcagtccataaaaccttagaaaaatcagtcttgagatatttcttggcccagtcttgatgtttcagcttgtgtgtcttgttcagtggtggtcgtctttcagcctttcttaccttggccatgtctctgagtattgcacaccgtgtgcttttgggcactccagtgatgttgcagctctgaaatatggccaaactggtggcaagtggcatcttggcagctgcacgcttgacttttctcagttcatgggcagttattttgcgccttggtttttccacacgcttcttgcgaccctgttgactattttgaatgaaacgcttgattgttcgatgatcacgcttcggaagctttgcaattttaagagtgctgcatccctctgcaagatatctcactattttttacttttctgagcctgtcaagtccttcttttgacccattttgccaaaggaaaggaagttgtctaataattatgcacacctgatatagggtgttgatgtcattagaccacaccccttctcattacagagatgcacatcacctaatatgcttaattggtagtaggctttcgagcctatacagcttggagtaagacaacatgcataaagaggatgatgtggtcaaaatactaatttgcctaataattctgcactccctgtatgtgttcaTGATCCTTTAAGGACTTTGATTCAGAGAGGCCTTAATGGATAGGCAGCAACATTTTCATTACCTTTTGTAGATGAGCTGAAAACTATCTGTTGACTTCTGTTGGGATAAAAGATTGCTGAAATGGCATGctttttgttttggatttttttcatTGCAAAACTATttggcaatgtacagtaatctgtaaaCTTGCATCAAGTTTATGATTAAAGaaccattttaagaaaaaaaaaaaaaatactactcgaACCTAAACAAAGACAGGGGAAGTATAGTATGAGACCACtatacccccttaaataaaacacACATTAGATCATTGCGTATACGCTAATGCATTGACATACATGAtattcataaatgaaaagaaaaagtgAGTTTGTGTATATTCAATCAACCAAGTGCTGCAAACTCTCCAGTCACACACCAGGTCACCACAGGGCACAAGGTGAAGGGTATTTTCACTCCCAATAGTTAATAAGATCATATTCAGCATTAAGACCCTGTGGTATCCTGGCACACAGCTTAAAGATCCACAGCATTTCTCTCTTTTCCAAGAGTCTTTGTCTATAACCCCCTCTTTTAGGATATGTGACTTGTGACTCTTTTAGGATATGtgtcaatggcttgccatctaaaGCTAGTAGGGTCTTTGTTATACTTCTGTACAAAATGTTGTACCAGGGGAGAGGATGACTTTCCAACATTAATCATGGACAGATGTTCCCTGATACGTGATCTTATGTCAcgtgtagtgagtcctacatattggacctTACAAACCTCACAGGTGATAAGGTAGATGACAAAGGTGGACGTACAGTTTAGGCACTAGTTAATGTCATAGGTTTTGTTAGTGACTGTTGATGTAAAGGAGTCTGATATAACAATGTAATCGCATGCTTTACACCTTGTATTCCCACATCTGTATATTCCTCTACTAGTCAACCAAGAACTAGCGACTCTATTAGGATTTTTTAGTACAGTGGGGGAAAGATAATTGCTTAAGGATTTATTCCTCCTTTAGGAGCATCTAACCCCTTTTTCTGTGCAGCCCACTAACTTATCATCAGCAACAAGGAGTTTAAAgtgtttcttaaagggccagtaaacctagaaaataatgttatataattctgcacatagtgcagaattatataacattatattagtgctagctttatataacaaTATTgccggtgattttttttttttttttcaaaaaaaactttattaaaagtaaCGAGAAATGACACTGACAGAGAGGCAATAAAATCACAGAAGAATCAGCAGGCAATACATTCCATTAAGTCGCAATACAGATGGCAAAACTGACAAACAATTATAGCACATAAGCTAACAAGTATACATCAATTGTCTGGTGTCAGTGATATCTTCTGCAACATAAGGAGGAAGTAAAGTAATATATACCAAAATCTGCAATGTACATCTCAAAACCAAGGTAATAATAATTAACTCAGGTGCTTTTGTGCGCACCTGTAATGCTTAACTCTGACATGCGACAATCCTTTCACTGCATGTCAGTTGAGATTgtagagaaaggaagaaagaagaaagaaggggGAAAGGGGGGTGGGGGAGAAGGGGGAAAGGGGGGTGGGAAAAGATGTTCACTGCGCCCGGGGGGGGGGTGTTTCCCCTTAACATGTAGTTTTTATCTGGTCGAAGGCTTCCAGATTTCCTTCATGTACTCATGTAGTTCTATTTTGTCATCCCTCATGTACCTGTATCTCTCCAGTGTCAGGTATCTGTCAACTCTACTTTCCCAGTCTAAGTATTGGGGTGTTCGGGACATTTTCCAGTATTTGGGGATGAGGGTTTTAGCACTATTGAGCATTATATACAAGAGGTGCTTTTTAGGTTTTTCTACTAGCTTAGGCAGGCCGTGGAATAGCAAGAGGCTTGAGTTTCTGTTTATTGTGACATTTAGTTTGGAGTCCACCGTATCTAATATAGATCTCCAAAAGGGTTGGATAAGAtcgcatgtccaccagatgtggagtAGTGTGCCAGGCtcaccacaacctctccaacatttgCCATCCGATTTCTTATAGAATTTTCTGATTCTAACGGGTGTGAGGTACCAACGAGACAGGAATTTATAATTAGATTCAAGGATTCCGGTGGAGACAGATGCTTTATTGtggttataaaatattttatcGCAATCTGTATCCGTCAACTCCTTGCCCATCTCGTCGTTCCATTTTCTAACAAACGAAGGCATGTCATCCTCCCCACGGGAAGACAGTAGATTATACATGGATGAGATTAAGTGTCTTGGGGTGGATGGGAGTAGGCACAGCGTCTCCAACCGTGTAAGTTGTCTTGTTATGTAATCTATTCTTTTATGAGAGCTTAAGTAGTGTTGGAATTGTCTATAGAGGTACCAAGTGATTGGTAGTCCCGACTGTTGCAACTCCTCTAGGGATTTTAGTTTCCCATCTAAGAGTAGTCTGTGAAACATCGTTTGATCTAATCGTGCCCTATTTATATTCATGTGGTGTGCGATCGAGAATGGGATGTCGGGGTTGTTTGTAAATGGGGTTAGTGGCGAAGGTATGGAGGAGATATGCGGGTGTTCGATAATTGTTTTATCCCATTGTGAAAAGAATTCACCAAGGAATGGGTAGTGGGTGACTGTACTCGGTCTGTTTTTGATAGAGATCCAGCTCAATGTTCCCGTGTTTCGTGCTCCTAAGATCGTGCGTCCAATCTGGACCCACTTTTTTTCTGTTGAGTTAGTACACCATTCTACTTGTGTTTGAAGGTTGATTGCCTTTTTGTATAAAAGAAGGTTTGGTATGCCCAAGCCACCTTTTTCCTTGGCCAAGTACAGGGTGTGTCTAGGGATGCGGGGTCCCCTGCCGCCCCAAATATACTCCTCTAGCTGTCCCTGCAATTTTCGTAGGAAGTGGATTGGGAATGGGATCGGTAGTGTCTGAAAGTAATATAATATCcgagggaggatattcattttgactACCCCTATTCTGCCTAGCCATGAGATCCTCTTGTTTTTCCAAGCGGATAGATCATTCAAAATTGACTTTGACAGTTGGGGATAATTAGCTCCAAATAGGCCATTCGGTTCAGGGGTCAGgttaatccctagatatttaagcgTTTGAgttttaattttaagtttgcatATATTCGGGATTTGACACAGCTCAGCTTGAGATAAATTTATATTTAGGATTTCGGATTTCGTATGATTCAGGTGGAAGTTAGATACTTTGCCATAGTCATCGAACTCCTTCAGAATTTCTGGGAGGGAAATTAGAGGGTTGGTAACGGACAACagaacatcgtccgcatatagcgagACTTTGTGATCCTGGTCGCCTATTTGTAACCCAGAAATGTTTTGATTGTCGCGTATTTTTTGCGCTAAGATTTCAATAGAGAGGGCAAATAgcaggggtgagagtgggcagccctgtcttgtaccattcgaAATGTCGAAGGGGTCAGATAATATATTGTTAACTTTTACTTGGGCTGTGGGCTTCAAATAGAGGGTTAAGACTTTTTGTATAAAAGAGTGGCTGAAGTTCATCTTTGACAGGACAGCTGTGAGAAAATCCcaactgaccctgtcaaatgctttctcagcgtcgGTCGATATGAGTATAGCGGGGATATTATTGTGGCGGGCGTAATTTACTAGGAGGGTGGCTtttattgtgttgtccctggcctcgcgGCCGGGAACAAAACCGACCTGATCAGGAGAAACCAATTGGGGTAAATAGGTATTTAGTCTTGTGGCAAGTATTTTTGCGTAGATCTTTAGATCTACGTTGAGTAAAGATATTATCCTGAAGTTCTCTGGGCGGTTAGGTGGTTTCCCGGGTTTCGGAATGGTGGTAACATGTG
This region includes:
- the LOC128661607 gene encoding LOW QUALITY PROTEIN: ubiquitin-conjugating enzyme E2 Q2-like (The sequence of the model RefSeq protein was modified relative to this genomic sequence to represent the inferred CDS: inserted 2 bases in 2 codons), with the protein product MKQLSSSAAEDTESHHLYSVNTTTEEVTSEEEEEEEMGEDIEDLDHYDMKEEEPVDGKKSKDEGIEKENSYLEKIRKNQRQDHLNGAVSGSVQASDHLMKELRDIYRSQSYKTGIYSVELVNDKLLRVDPDSPLHSDLLVXKEKEGIECILLNFSFKDNFPFDPPFVRVVSPVLSGGYVLGGGALCMELLTKQGWSSAYSIESVIMQINATLVKGKACVQFGANKNQYNLARAQQSYNXLVQIHEKNGWYTPPKEDG